From Neobacillus sp. PS2-9, the proteins below share one genomic window:
- a CDS encoding YhcN/YlaJ family sporulation lipoprotein — protein MNKKQWIIPLSAIMTIGLAGCNGDYNNRAGVNGKNNVAQPMGYYSNENHPSQDNLFGDNDGGVTEIMDHTMGNEDQQTTEHNRKVLQNRDENGNPINPTKPLAAKDRNFFQRDNRFSTSDMNYHGHLSKNTGNTGVATDSDFQDNVTAKIRRKVASVNNVQDVQSVAYGNTVIVSVKLADNNKAGETKRAIKKAVMPYTKGRKVTVLTDEGTMGRDRNKHNDSQPHKWGQ, from the coding sequence TTGAACAAGAAACAGTGGATAATTCCTCTTTCAGCCATCATGACAATTGGGCTGGCAGGATGTAATGGAGATTATAATAATCGTGCAGGGGTTAATGGGAAAAATAACGTAGCACAGCCGATGGGATATTACTCCAATGAAAACCATCCATCACAAGATAATCTATTTGGTGATAATGATGGTGGGGTAACAGAAATAATGGATCATACGATGGGGAATGAGGACCAGCAGACAACGGAGCATAACAGAAAGGTCCTTCAGAATAGGGACGAAAATGGCAATCCGATTAATCCAACGAAACCATTAGCAGCTAAGGATCGGAATTTTTTTCAACGTGATAATCGATTCAGTACCAGTGATATGAATTATCACGGCCATTTAAGTAAAAATACTGGAAATACTGGCGTAGCTACTGATTCTGATTTCCAAGATAATGTTACGGCAAAAATTAGAAGGAAGGTCGCATCTGTTAATAATGTGCAGGACGTACAGTCAGTTGCCTATGGGAATACGGTAATTGTTTCAGTGAAGTTAGCTGATAACAACAAGGCAGGCGAAACAAAAAGGGCCATTAAGAAAGCCGTTATGCCCTACACAAAGGGAAGAAAGGTTACCGTGTTAACAGATGAGGGAACCATGGGACGCGATCGCAACAAGCATAACGATAGTCAACCTCATAAATGGGGGCAATAA
- a CDS encoding Spo0B C-terminal domain-containing protein: MEREWDIVEVLRHSRHDWLNKLQLIKGNLDLNRMDRAKAVIDEIVIEAQHETKLSNLHMPLFASLLLKSNWVNPSFKLEYEVFQDTESTKIDDLMITSWTNSFFSCLNKAIEAFQENHLSITIEPQSEGVRFFFDFSGIILKRELIEECLSDQKKPLELEVKEFTENELSVEIFMPAL; encoded by the coding sequence ATGGAGAGAGAATGGGATATCGTTGAAGTGTTGCGGCACTCACGACACGATTGGTTAAATAAACTGCAATTAATAAAGGGAAACTTGGATTTAAATCGAATGGACCGGGCAAAAGCAGTAATTGATGAAATTGTGATTGAGGCTCAGCATGAGACAAAGCTTTCAAATTTACATATGCCTTTGTTTGCTTCCTTACTATTAAAATCCAATTGGGTGAACCCTTCATTTAAACTGGAATATGAGGTCTTTCAAGACACTGAGTCAACAAAAATTGATGACCTAATGATTACAAGTTGGACAAATTCCTTTTTTTCATGTTTAAATAAGGCAATTGAAGCATTCCAGGAAAATCATTTATCAATAACAATTGAACCGCAATCAGAAGGAGTTCGTTTCTTTTTTGATTTTAGCGGGATAATACTAAAAAGGGAACTGATTGAAGAATGCCTTTCTGACCAGAAGAAGCCATTAGAGCTAGAGGTGAAGGAATTCACTGAAAACGAACTCTCTGTAGAAATATTTATGCCTGCTTTATAA
- a CDS encoding aminoglycoside phosphotransferase family protein gives MKAINMSANKKGDDEYYDRLFSYFQSQFYERITQFVPLRKTVIFLKTEKNTYIIKGYSTNSRLRLQEVFTDTLKKEGFTKTYSYLTPSVKEQLFFEGTYFGCIEYLPPHKTAFSFHTEKNRQEGLELLEQFHQTTSLFEARYRTLLPKGHLLEKWTDRFNMFTANFPFIKYFINELVLADMVSWAKWALAGMEKKYRHFFKDPFVILHGDVAHHNFLRDHRGSLHLIDFDLICIGPPAFDYLQYANRILPSIDWSFEKLIKHNQMKKNAQEEAFLYALAYPADIFREWNRLIREKSYTDSVKLKQVTDLSIKQYYARKRFVDHLQEMVK, from the coding sequence ATGAAAGCAATTAATATGTCAGCCAACAAAAAAGGAGACGATGAGTATTATGATCGTCTCTTCTCTTATTTTCAGTCCCAGTTTTATGAAAGGATTACCCAGTTTGTACCGCTTCGAAAAACCGTTATTTTTTTGAAAACAGAGAAAAATACTTACATTATAAAAGGCTATTCCACCAATAGCAGACTTAGACTTCAAGAAGTCTTTACCGATACACTGAAAAAGGAAGGATTTACAAAAACCTATTCCTATTTAACCCCTTCAGTAAAGGAACAGCTATTTTTTGAAGGGACTTATTTCGGATGTATTGAATATCTGCCTCCACATAAAACAGCGTTTTCTTTCCATACTGAAAAGAATCGTCAAGAAGGACTAGAGCTTTTAGAACAATTTCATCAAACCACGAGTCTCTTTGAGGCCAGATATCGCACCTTGCTTCCTAAAGGACATCTACTTGAAAAGTGGACAGATCGGTTCAATATGTTTACCGCTAATTTTCCTTTCATAAAGTATTTTATCAATGAGTTAGTCTTAGCGGATATGGTTTCTTGGGCCAAATGGGCTCTTGCTGGAATGGAAAAAAAGTATCGTCATTTTTTCAAGGACCCCTTCGTGATTTTACACGGTGATGTAGCGCATCATAATTTTTTACGCGATCACAGGGGGAGTTTGCATTTAATTGATTTTGATTTAATCTGTATCGGTCCACCTGCTTTTGATTATTTACAATACGCAAACCGAATTCTGCCTTCAATAGATTGGTCATTTGAAAAGCTTATCAAGCATAACCAAATGAAAAAAAATGCTCAAGAAGAGGCTTTTCTGTATGCACTAGCCTATCCAGCTGATATTTTTCGGGAATGGAACCGGTTAATTAGAGAAAAATCGTACACTGATTCTGTAAAATTAAAGCAAGTAACCGATTTATCGATTAAACAGTATTATGCAAGAAAAAGATTTGTTGACCATTTACAGGAAATGGTAAAATGA
- the nadC gene encoding carboxylating nicotinate-nucleotide diphosphorylase, with the protein MNTLKLRSLLEQYFIEDIGEQDITTDLIFTDDTKGEIVFLAKEAGIFCGEEIIKTGFQILNTTISAQVFVKDGQSFEIGQELAHVSGKIADLLKGERVILNLVQRMSGIATLTRKTVNTLDSGHTKICDTRKTTPGLRMLEKYAVRCGGGFNHRFGLYDGVMIKDNHISFAGSITKAVDAIRKNAGHMVKVEVEVESEEQVLEAVNAGADVIMFDNRTPDEIKELIKLVPPSIITEASGGIQLTNIADYRETGVDFISLGYLTHSYKALDISVKVRWNKGEE; encoded by the coding sequence ATGAACACACTAAAACTGCGCTCGCTACTTGAGCAATATTTTATTGAAGACATCGGCGAACAAGATATTACCACAGATTTAATTTTTACAGATGATACAAAAGGGGAAATTGTTTTTCTGGCAAAAGAAGCTGGAATTTTCTGCGGTGAAGAGATTATTAAAACGGGGTTCCAGATATTAAATACTACTATTTCAGCACAGGTATTTGTAAAAGATGGCCAGTCATTCGAAATTGGACAAGAGCTTGCACACGTTTCAGGGAAAATTGCTGATTTATTAAAGGGCGAGAGAGTCATTCTCAATCTTGTTCAACGGATGAGTGGGATTGCCACCTTAACTCGAAAAACAGTTAATACCCTTGACAGTGGTCATACGAAAATTTGTGATACACGGAAAACGACACCAGGCCTGCGTATGCTTGAAAAATATGCTGTGCGCTGTGGAGGTGGTTTTAATCATCGTTTCGGATTATACGATGGAGTCATGATTAAAGACAATCACATCTCCTTTGCCGGTTCTATAACAAAGGCAGTAGATGCGATCAGGAAAAATGCTGGTCACATGGTAAAGGTGGAGGTCGAGGTTGAGTCGGAAGAACAAGTGCTTGAAGCAGTAAATGCAGGTGCAGATGTCATTATGTTTGATAACCGTACACCTGATGAAATTAAGGAATTGATTAAATTAGTTCCGCCGTCTATCATCACCGAAGCCTCAGGTGGAATCCAATTAACAAATATCGCCGACTACCGTGAAACTGGTGTGGATTTTATCTCGCTTGGCTACTTAACTCATTCTTATAAAGCATTAGACATAAGTGTAAAAGTCCGATGGAACAAAGGAGAGGAGTAA
- the nadB gene encoding L-aspartate oxidase — protein sequence MTKDDVLIIGSGVAALQLANQLKLDLNVRILTKEKIRTANSYLAQGGIAAALGANDHPTKHMVDTLEAGRFHNHSDVVQQVIHAAPLLIKKMAQQGDIFDKNQLGELFLGMEGAHSEKRIVHGGGDATGKNVMEHLISKLKDNVIVEENVFAYELLLNTRKNRCIGVKAKALDGSIRSFYGTYCIIASGGCGQLYSYTSNAKTVSGDGIAMAYLAGAEIVDMEFVQFHPTLLYVNGETKGLISEAVRGEGATLITEDGTPIMEGVHPLKDLGPRHVVSQRIYECLKKGNQVYLDISKIAEFEKRFPSVTTICEENGVRVSDGKIPVAPGSHFLMGGIKTDLIGRSSIMGLYAIGEASCTGLHGANRLASNSLLEGLYQGDQLSKWINEGKKETQSLDSKPFYPSFKKESFALPNVQQIRDLMMERVGIVRNEGNLMKQLAWIDEYKPEEINLDACSSAEMTKVFMLVISKLITESALKRTESRGGHFRSDYPMEDDKMWLRKSIIHKYIHGVEKTNEHTKTALAT from the coding sequence ATGACAAAAGATGATGTATTAATCATTGGAAGTGGAGTAGCGGCATTGCAGCTTGCCAATCAATTAAAACTGGATTTAAATGTGAGGATACTCACAAAAGAAAAGATAAGAACCGCAAATTCCTATCTTGCCCAGGGTGGGATTGCAGCAGCCTTGGGTGCAAACGACCACCCAACAAAACATATGGTCGATACGCTAGAGGCAGGGAGATTTCACAACCATTCAGATGTGGTTCAACAAGTCATTCATGCCGCACCTTTACTTATAAAGAAGATGGCACAACAAGGCGATATTTTTGATAAAAATCAACTGGGTGAACTTTTTCTTGGGATGGAAGGGGCACATAGCGAAAAGAGAATTGTTCATGGCGGCGGTGATGCCACTGGTAAAAATGTCATGGAGCATCTGATTAGTAAGCTTAAGGACAATGTCATCGTAGAAGAGAATGTCTTCGCCTATGAATTACTCCTAAATACAAGAAAAAACCGCTGTATTGGGGTTAAAGCTAAAGCCTTAGATGGGTCAATAAGAAGCTTCTATGGTACCTATTGTATTATCGCTTCAGGAGGCTGCGGTCAACTATATAGCTACACATCAAATGCGAAAACGGTAAGTGGTGATGGGATTGCGATGGCCTATTTAGCAGGAGCGGAAATTGTGGATATGGAATTTGTTCAATTTCACCCTACCCTCTTATATGTAAACGGAGAAACAAAAGGATTAATATCGGAAGCTGTTAGAGGGGAAGGGGCAACCCTAATCACGGAGGACGGGACTCCTATTATGGAGGGAGTTCATCCTTTAAAGGACCTAGGCCCAAGACACGTTGTTTCACAAAGAATATATGAATGTCTGAAAAAAGGTAACCAAGTTTATTTAGATATCAGTAAAATTGCTGAATTTGAAAAGAGATTTCCTTCGGTTACAACGATTTGCGAGGAAAATGGAGTCCGTGTTTCGGATGGGAAAATCCCTGTCGCTCCAGGAAGCCATTTTTTAATGGGAGGAATTAAAACAGACTTAATCGGCAGGTCTTCCATTATGGGACTATATGCGATTGGAGAAGCCTCCTGCACGGGATTGCATGGTGCCAATCGTTTAGCCAGCAACTCCCTTTTAGAAGGATTATATCAAGGCGACCAATTATCAAAATGGATCAATGAAGGCAAAAAAGAAACTCAATCTTTAGATTCGAAGCCATTCTATCCTTCTTTTAAAAAAGAGAGCTTTGCTCTACCAAATGTTCAACAGATAAGGGATTTAATGATGGAGCGGGTTGGAATTGTTAGAAATGAAGGTAATCTTATGAAGCAGCTAGCCTGGATCGACGAATACAAGCCGGAAGAAATTAATTTAGATGCTTGTTCTTCAGCGGAAATGACAAAGGTTTTTATGCTGGTTATTTCCAAGCTGATTACAGAGTCCGCGTTAAAGAGGACAGAAAGCAGGGGTGGTCATTTTAGGAGTGATTATCCAATGGAAGATGACAAAATGTGGTTAAGGAAATCAATTATTCATAAATATATACATGGAGTGGAGAAAACCAATGAACACACTAAAACTGCGCTCGCTACTTGA
- a CDS encoding ACT domain-containing protein, with product MKMDNVDKKFYLVREDVLPEAMKKTIDVKDMLERGKAESVADAVQKVDLSRSAYYKYRDTVFPFSTITKERLITLFFHLEDRSGTLSKLLGVVASSGCNVLTIHQTIPLQGRANVTLSLNTSNLTLGFDEVLSELRKLEFVEKVEVLGTGA from the coding sequence ATGAAGATGGATAACGTTGATAAAAAATTTTATCTGGTCCGTGAAGATGTGTTGCCTGAAGCGATGAAGAAAACCATAGATGTGAAGGATATGCTTGAACGTGGCAAAGCAGAATCGGTGGCAGATGCCGTTCAAAAGGTAGATTTAAGCAGAAGCGCCTATTATAAATACAGAGATACGGTATTTCCTTTTTCAACGATTACAAAGGAAAGGCTTATCACCCTATTTTTCCATTTAGAGGATCGCTCCGGCACTCTCTCCAAACTTTTAGGAGTAGTTGCATCGTCTGGCTGTAATGTCTTAACTATTCATCAAACGATTCCACTTCAGGGCAGAGCTAATGTGACGTTGTCGTTAAACACATCGAACTTGACTTTGGGATTCGATGAAGTGCTTTCTGAGTTAAGAAAGCTTGAATTTGTCGAGAAAGTAGAAGTGCTGGGAACAGGTGCATAA
- a CDS encoding transcription repressor NadR yields the protein MVEQKKILGEERRSLILQQLKDSPIPLTGSELASRTNVSRQVIVGDITLLKAKNEPIIATSQGYIYLQQNYSKSTFERTIACRHSPEDTEKELNLLVDHGVLVKDVKIEHSVYGDLTASIMVSNRQEVKQFMQNIQNTGASLLSQLTDGIHLHTISASSIDILDKAEVALKDEGYLIES from the coding sequence ATGGTAGAGCAAAAGAAAATATTGGGAGAGGAAAGGAGGTCGCTCATTCTTCAACAGCTAAAGGATAGCCCCATACCGTTAACAGGCAGCGAGCTAGCAAGTAGAACAAATGTCAGTAGACAGGTGATTGTAGGGGATATCACACTGCTTAAAGCAAAAAATGAACCGATTATCGCTACCAGTCAAGGGTATATTTATTTACAGCAAAACTATAGTAAAAGTACGTTTGAAAGAACGATTGCGTGCAGACATTCACCTGAGGACACTGAAAAGGAACTTAATTTGCTCGTTGACCATGGAGTATTAGTGAAAGATGTCAAAATCGAACACTCGGTTTATGGAGATTTAACTGCATCGATTATGGTTTCTAATCGTCAAGAAGTTAAACAGTTTATGCAAAACATCCAGAATACAGGGGCTTCATTATTATCTCAATTAACAGATGGAATCCATCTTCATACCATTTCAGCCTCAAGTATTGATATCTTAGATAAAGCCGAAGTCGCGTTAAAAGATGAAGGCTATCTCATTGAATCATAA
- the rpmA gene encoding 50S ribosomal protein L27 has translation MLLKLDLQLFASKKGVGSTKNGRDSHAKRLGAKRADGQFVSGGSILYRQRGTKIYPGENVGRGGDDTLFAKVDGVVKFERFGRDRKKVSVYPVAQEA, from the coding sequence ATGTTATTAAAATTAGATCTTCAGTTGTTTGCATCTAAAAAGGGTGTAGGTTCTACAAAGAACGGACGTGACTCTCATGCAAAGCGCCTTGGTGCTAAGCGTGCAGACGGACAATTTGTATCTGGTGGTTCAATCCTTTACCGTCAACGCGGTACAAAGATTTACCCAGGTGAAAACGTTGGCCGTGGAGGCGACGATACACTTTTTGCAAAAGTTGACGGCGTTGTGAAATTTGAACGTTTCGGTCGTGATCGCAAAAAAGTGAGCGTTTATCCAGTAGCTCAAGAAGCTTAA
- a CDS encoding IscS subfamily cysteine desulfurase, with the protein MIYCDFAATTPMDPEVAQVFTKVATEYYGNSSSLHDLGGLSHSLLENCREELANLIGIDKNGLFFTSGGSEANFLAIEALLSSPKKEGKHIIAGIAEHSSVHGTLNRLKKAGYQITLVPFNSVGLIDQEQLLNAIKSDTILMILQHVNSEIGTIQPIEEIARVCNDNNIHLHSDIVQSFGKIDIKPIASLVSSLSFSGHKIYGPKGVGGAYVDPRIKWEPFFPGASHEKGFRPGTLNIPAIAAMTVAAQKIHARLSDDNIHFQLLRRNFINALGPIKDRIKLYQAGEGSQLPSIIGLGISGIQGQLLMLECNRLGFAISTGSACQIGMQQPAKVTQALGLNSEEAKEFIRVSFGQSTSLEDVVRLGETIVTIVKTF; encoded by the coding sequence ATGATATATTGTGATTTTGCAGCCACAACGCCTATGGATCCGGAAGTAGCACAGGTATTTACAAAAGTTGCAACAGAATACTATGGTAATTCAAGCAGCCTCCATGATCTCGGTGGACTTTCACATTCCTTGCTTGAAAATTGTCGAGAAGAATTAGCCAATCTAATTGGGATTGACAAAAATGGGCTTTTTTTTACCAGTGGTGGATCGGAAGCAAACTTTTTAGCGATTGAAGCATTGTTGTCCTCCCCTAAAAAAGAAGGAAAACATATTATTGCTGGAATAGCGGAGCATTCATCTGTCCACGGAACGCTTAACAGGTTAAAAAAGGCTGGCTATCAAATCACTCTAGTACCGTTTAATTCAGTTGGACTGATTGATCAAGAACAGCTATTGAATGCTATAAAATCTGATACGATTTTGATGATCCTGCAACATGTGAATTCAGAGATTGGAACAATCCAGCCTATCGAAGAAATAGCTAGAGTATGTAACGATAACAATATCCACCTGCACAGCGATATTGTTCAATCCTTTGGTAAAATAGATATTAAACCTATCGCTTCTCTTGTCAGTAGTTTATCTTTTTCTGGTCATAAAATTTATGGACCAAAAGGGGTCGGGGGAGCATATGTCGATCCCCGAATTAAGTGGGAACCATTTTTTCCTGGAGCCTCTCATGAAAAGGGATTCCGCCCAGGAACGTTAAATATCCCAGCCATAGCTGCCATGACAGTAGCCGCACAGAAAATTCACGCAAGGCTCAGTGACGATAACATTCACTTTCAGTTGTTGAGGCGTAATTTTATCAATGCACTTGGTCCCATAAAAGACAGAATTAAGCTTTACCAAGCTGGCGAGGGGTCTCAGCTTCCTTCTATCATTGGACTTGGAATTAGTGGCATACAGGGACAATTGTTGATGCTTGAGTGTAATCGATTAGGCTTTGCTATTTCCACAGGAAGCGCCTGTCAGATTGGAATGCAACAACCCGCAAAGGTCACTCAGGCACTTGGGCTAAATTCGGAAGAAGCAAAGGAGTTTATACGGGTCTCTTTTGGTCAAAGCACCTCCCTTGAGGATGTTGTCCGTCTCGGGGAAACGATTGTTACTATTGTAAAGACATTTTGA
- the obgE gene encoding GTPase ObgE: MFVDQTKIYVKGGDGGNGIVAYRREKYVPKGGPAGGDGGKGADVIFEVNEGLRTLMDFRYQRHFKAPRGEHGMSKNQHGRNAKDMLVKVPPGTVIIDAETKEVLADLVEHGQRAIIAKGGRGGRGNSRFATPANPAPEIAENGEPGQEREVILELKLLADVGLVGYPSVGKSTLLSVVSSARPKIAEYHFTTIVPNLGMVETEDNRSFVMADLPGLIEGASEGVGLGHQFLRHIERTRVIVHVIDMAATEGRDPFEDYLNINKELEEYNLRLTERPQIIVANKMDIPEAEENLQKFKERLEEDYPIFPISAITRKGLRELLFSIADKIEQTPEFPLDHEEEDTGVHRVLYKHEADPEAFYITREPDGSFVISGEKIEKMFKMTNFQTEESVRRFSRQLRTLGVDEALRQRGAKDGDIVKLMEFEFEFVD, translated from the coding sequence ATGTTTGTCGATCAAACGAAGATATATGTAAAAGGTGGAGACGGTGGCAACGGGATTGTCGCTTATCGCCGTGAAAAATATGTACCAAAAGGCGGTCCAGCTGGCGGTGATGGCGGTAAAGGGGCAGATGTGATCTTTGAAGTAAATGAAGGACTCCGTACCTTAATGGATTTCCGCTACCAACGTCATTTCAAGGCGCCACGTGGTGAACATGGAATGTCAAAAAATCAGCACGGTAGAAATGCGAAGGATATGCTTGTTAAAGTTCCACCGGGTACGGTAATCATTGACGCTGAGACAAAAGAAGTACTAGCCGATCTTGTTGAACATGGTCAGCGTGCAATTATTGCTAAAGGTGGTCGCGGAGGTAGAGGTAATTCTCGATTCGCTACTCCGGCAAATCCGGCTCCAGAGATCGCTGAAAATGGTGAACCTGGACAAGAGCGCGAAGTAATATTAGAACTTAAGCTTCTTGCTGATGTTGGTCTTGTAGGCTATCCAAGTGTAGGGAAATCAACCTTATTATCAGTGGTTTCATCCGCAAGACCAAAAATTGCTGAATATCATTTTACAACGATTGTTCCTAACCTAGGTATGGTCGAAACAGAAGATAATCGAAGCTTTGTTATGGCAGACCTACCAGGCCTCATTGAAGGTGCCTCTGAAGGAGTAGGTCTAGGACATCAATTTTTACGACATATTGAACGGACTAGGGTCATTGTTCATGTCATCGATATGGCAGCAACAGAAGGCCGGGATCCATTTGAAGATTATTTGAATATTAATAAAGAATTAGAAGAATATAATCTCCGACTAACAGAGCGTCCGCAAATTATTGTGGCGAATAAAATGGACATTCCGGAAGCGGAAGAGAATTTACAAAAGTTCAAAGAACGTCTCGAAGAGGATTATCCAATATTCCCAATTTCAGCTATTACTAGAAAGGGACTAAGGGAGCTTTTATTCTCTATTGCAGATAAGATTGAGCAAACTCCAGAGTTCCCGCTTGACCATGAAGAAGAGGATACAGGCGTACATCGTGTTCTTTATAAGCACGAAGCAGACCCAGAAGCTTTTTATATTACGAGAGAGCCAGATGGTTCGTTTGTTATTTCTGGTGAAAAGATTGAAAAAATGTTTAAAATGACTAATTTCCAAACAGAAGAATCTGTTCGCCGTTTCTCACGTCAGCTTCGTACTCTTGGGGTTGATGAGGCGTTAAGACAAAGAGGAGCAAAAGACGGGGATATCGTTAAGTTGATGGAATTTGAATTCGAGTTTGTTGATTAG
- the nadA gene encoding quinolinate synthase NadA, producing the protein MNFLAALEKNSIIPEKYKQMTREELESRVMEIKKQLGSRLFIPGHHYQKDEVVQFADATGDSLQLAQLSAKNTEAEFIVFCGVHFMAETADILTSEKQKVILPDMRAGCSMADMADIQQTERAWERLQELFGDTILPLTYVNSTAAIKGFVGAHGGATVTSSNAEKMVKWGFEKKERILFLPDQHLGRNTAADLGIGLDEMAILNPITNELEFDGDISVIKVILWKGHCSVHENFTVQNVIDTRYQYPNMNIIVHPECRREVVELADMAGSTSYIIHAIENAKPGTAWAIGTEMNLVNRLIKNHPDKKIISLNPHMCPCLTMNRIDLPHLVWSLDTLEETQNIIKVSPEIAQNAKLALEKMLQNS; encoded by the coding sequence GTGAATTTTTTAGCGGCGTTAGAAAAAAATAGTATAATTCCTGAAAAATATAAGCAAATGACACGTGAAGAACTCGAAAGCCGGGTAATGGAAATAAAGAAACAGCTAGGGTCCCGTTTGTTTATTCCAGGGCATCATTATCAAAAAGATGAAGTCGTTCAGTTTGCTGATGCGACTGGTGATTCCCTACAGCTTGCACAATTATCAGCGAAAAATACCGAGGCCGAATTTATTGTTTTCTGTGGCGTTCATTTTATGGCAGAAACAGCTGATATTTTAACATCTGAAAAGCAAAAGGTAATCTTGCCAGATATGCGCGCAGGATGTTCGATGGCTGATATGGCGGATATCCAGCAAACAGAACGAGCCTGGGAACGGCTTCAGGAACTTTTTGGTGACACGATTCTTCCTTTAACCTACGTGAATTCAACAGCAGCCATCAAGGGATTTGTAGGAGCCCATGGAGGAGCAACGGTAACCTCTTCGAATGCGGAGAAAATGGTTAAATGGGGATTTGAGAAAAAAGAACGAATTCTTTTCCTGCCTGATCAGCATTTGGGCAGAAATACTGCGGCTGATTTAGGTATAGGCTTAGACGAGATGGCTATTTTGAATCCAATAACCAATGAGTTGGAGTTTGATGGTGATATTTCAGTAATTAAAGTCATTCTCTGGAAAGGGCATTGCTCGGTTCATGAAAATTTTACTGTTCAAAATGTGATTGATACTAGGTACCAATACCCCAATATGAATATCATTGTTCATCCAGAATGCCGCCGAGAGGTAGTAGAGCTAGCGGATATGGCGGGCTCAACTAGTTATATTATACATGCTATTGAGAATGCTAAGCCTGGAACAGCTTGGGCGATTGGAACAGAAATGAATCTGGTTAATCGACTAATAAAAAATCACCCGGATAAAAAAATCATTTCATTGAATCCACATATGTGCCCATGCCTGACTATGAACCGAATCGATCTGCCCCATTTAGTTTGGAGCTTGGATACCTTGGAAGAAACACAAAATATTATTAAAGTTAGTCCAGAAATTGCCCAAAATGCCAAACTGGCACTTGAAAAAATGCTGCAAAATTCATAA
- the pheA gene encoding prephenate dehydratase, protein MKVGFLGPKATFTELAVKKVFSGFDLMPYRTIPESMDALVEKEVDLAVVPIENALEGSVNITLDYLTHMVQVPIVGEITLPIKQHLMVHPSNAENWMEVSKIYSHSHAIAQCHKFLHNQFKGIPYEAVSSTAAAAQFVMERPELKSAAIANELAAKEYGLAIVKRNIHDFDYNHTRFVVLTEADFDFSSLSGSTHYKTTLMVTLPADDQAGALHQVLSAFAWRKLNLSKIESRPMKTGIGNYFFIIDIEMKLDEVLIPGAMAELEALGCGVTLLGSYPSIMVKLD, encoded by the coding sequence ATGAAGGTTGGTTTTTTAGGACCAAAAGCTACGTTTACAGAACTCGCAGTTAAGAAGGTTTTTTCAGGATTTGATCTTATGCCGTATCGAACCATTCCTGAAAGCATGGATGCCTTAGTCGAAAAGGAAGTAGACCTTGCTGTGGTACCGATTGAAAATGCCCTTGAAGGGTCCGTTAATATTACTCTTGATTATTTAACACATATGGTTCAGGTTCCAATTGTCGGGGAAATTACATTACCTATTAAGCAGCATCTAATGGTCCATCCATCTAATGCAGAGAATTGGATGGAGGTCTCCAAAATCTACAGCCATTCTCATGCCATTGCTCAATGTCATAAATTCTTACATAATCAATTTAAAGGCATCCCGTATGAGGCTGTATCTTCAACGGCAGCGGCTGCACAGTTTGTTATGGAACGACCTGAATTAAAATCTGCCGCGATTGCGAATGAACTGGCTGCAAAAGAATATGGGCTGGCCATTGTCAAAAGGAACATTCATGATTTTGACTACAACCATACTCGTTTTGTGGTTTTAACTGAAGCAGATTTTGATTTTTCATCATTAAGTGGTTCGACTCATTACAAAACAACGTTGATGGTGACGCTTCCTGCAGATGACCAAGCTGGGGCACTTCATCAAGTGTTATCTGCCTTTGCGTGGAGAAAATTAAACCTTTCAAAAATTGAATCAAGACCGATGAAGACAGGAATTGGCAATTACTTTTTCATTATTGACATTGAAATGAAACTTGATGAGGTTTTGATTCCGGGCGCTATGGCGGAGTTAGAAGCGTTAGGCTGCGGTGTAACATTATTAGGCAGTTATCCATCCATAATGGTAAAACTAGATTAA